GACAGGCGCCCTGAAAAGGTAGGTGGAACGTTTTCATTATAGCGGTGGCGCACTGCGTCCTCGCTCCACCCATCCCCCCGTGGGGCCCTTTCTCTCCGACACAGCGTGCCACCGAGCAGATAACCCCAAATCTAGTACTGTTTTTGTTTGAATTAAAAAAGATCGTAAGCGACTGCGCGGCAAGGGCGTACTCCGCCCCCCCACGCTGCTGCGTTTTATATCCGACGGTTTACCTACCGAATCAGGTCACCTGTCGAAGCCCCATCCGCGGTGCCCTTCCCGCGCGTGGTGCAAGTTGTGACCGTAAGGGGGGAGCGGGGGGGATCTCTCCCCCCGGCTGCACGGGGAGGCCGGAGGGGGCCGGGCAATCGGCCCCCACGGTGGGGGGTGGGGTAAAACCCCACGACCTTCAGGCAGTCAGGTCAAGAGCAGCGCCCCATCCCAACCCATTTGATTCTACCTGAGGCCCTTCTCTTCTTCTTCGCGGTCCAGCATTACCGCTCCGGCGCTTTTCTCCTCGACGCCTGGCGAACCTCCCGAAACATCGCCCTCAAAATCTTCGCCTCCTCCAGATCCATCTCCGCCCGCAACCATAATGTCCGGAGCATCCTCACCATCTTTTTATCCGCCGGCGGTTTTAAAAATCCAATTTCCCGGAGCGCTTCTTCCATCTCTTCGAACAACGGCTCCAACGCCCCGACGGGGAGGAGCGCGCGGCGGGCGTTTTTTTCTTTCGGACCGGCGTCGGCAGGAGCGGTCCGAAGGAGCGCCGCCGCCGTGAGGAGGACCGCTTGGGCAAGATTCAGCGATGAGAAGGAGGGGCCGGTCGGGATGAAGGCGGTGCGGTGACAGCGGGCGAGGATCTCATTGTTCAAACCGGTTCCTTCGGAGCCGAAGAGGAGGAGGATCTTTTGATCCTCCGCGCGCCGCCAGATCTCCGGCGCGAGCGCTTCAATCGAGGTATGGGACCGCCTCTGTTTCTTCGGTTCGCGGCCGGTCAGGCCGACGACCCAGTGGGCCTCGGCGAGCGCGGCGTCGAGATCGGGAAAGTGCGCCGCTTGGTCGAGGAGCTCACGCGAGCGGTAGGCCATCCGAATCGATTCCTCTCCGCGCGGATCGGTCGGGGAGACGAGGGCGAGCCGGCTGAACCCCATGTTTTTGAGGGCGCGGGCAGCGGCGCCGACGTTGCCGGGGCTTTCCGGATGGACAAGGCAGAAGGTGATCCGTTCCGATCGGTCCGGCGCGATCGCCTCGTCGCTCACCGCGCCGGTTCGGGAGAGGGAAGGGGGGGCTCTGCCGGCAGCCAAACGGTGAACCGGCTGCCGACGCCGGGTTTGCTCTTCACCTTAATCTTCCCTCCCATCGCTTGGACGATGCCATGGATGATCGTCAATCCCAACCCGCTCCCGTCATAGCCGGAGGTATGATTGAATGGATCGAAAATCTGGTTGAGCCGCTCCGGCGCAATCCCGATACCGGTATCGAAGACGGTGATCTGAACCCCCTCCCGGTTGCGCTCCTTGACCTTTCGAACGCCGATTTCGATCGATCCCAAAACGGTGAATTTGGCTGCATTGGAGAAGAGGTTGGAGAGGATATGTTTAATCATGTCGGGTTCGGAGACGGGGAGGCGGACATCGGGTTCCACCCGGCTCTTTATGTCGATTTCCTTTCCGAAGAGAAGGGGAGCCAGTTCGTTTTGGATCTGCTCCAGAACGAGCGCGCTGACGTCGACCTCCACCGCGCCGCTCATTGTATAGCGAAATTCATTGAGCCCCCGGTCGAGGATTCGAAGGAGCTCTTTCGCGTTGGCGAGAATCCGCTTCAGCGCCTCCTCTGCTTTTTTCGAATCCATCGCCCGATCGAGAAGGAGGGAGGTAAATCCGAGGATGGCGTTCAAGGGTGTTTTGAGGTCATGCGACGCATAGGAGAGAGCGGTTTTGCTCCGCATCGCCTCTTCGCGCAGTTTCAGGTTGGAACGGGAGAGGGTCTCGTTCATCCGTTGCAGATAAAGATAGGCTTCCTGATTTAAGAGCGCCGAGGTGAGGCGGGAGGAGAGGACCTCGAGCGGCTGCTCCTCCTCCGGGGAGAGATCATTTTTCGGGAGGGCGATCAATAAAATCCCTTTGCTGTACTCTTGGTAGACAAGGGGGGAGAGGGCCAGCCCGTCGAAGGTGAGACCCCGCAACGCCGCTTCCAAAAAGGGGTCCCTGTCGACCTCCGCCCGGGAGGCAACGATCATCCGTCGTTTACTCAAGGCGCGGGCGAGCAGACCGGAAGGGGGTTCGGTTCCGGCATTCGGGACCGCCTCGATTCCGGTAAAGAGTCCGCCGGTCAAGAGCCAACGGAATGCGCCTTCGGCGCGGTCGCGGTAAAAGACGCCGGCGCCGACTCCGTCGAACATCGCCATGATCTTCTCCGGGATCCCCGGCGAAAACCGGCCGTTCGTCAGGGAGGTAAAGAAAAGATTCCCGATCTCCGCCAGCAGCTGAAAGCGCCGGGTCTCGCGCTGCGCGCGGTCATAGTAGTATTTGGAGCGGAGATTGCTGTGGACGCGGGCGAGCAATTCCGCCTTGTTGATTGGCTGGGCAAGGTAGTCGATCGCTCCGGTTTCCAGGCCGCGGACGCGGCTCTCGAGGTCATAATAGGTGGCGGAGGTCATCAGAATCGGGATGACTTCCGTTCTCGGATCTTTCTTGAGCCGGTCGCAGACCGAGAAGCCGTCGATGTCGGGCATATTGATATCGAGGAGAATCAGGTCGGGCTTCTGCAGGGCGCCGGCCAGCGCACCGGCGCCGTCCGCCGCCGTGATCACGCGAAAACCGTCGGCCTTGAGAATTTTTTCTAAGACATACCGGTTGGTTTCAACATCATCGACCACCAAGATCGTTGCCATGGCGTCTCCTTTTCCGTCTGATTATTGAAAGTCATTCAACCGCTTCTTCACCCGGCAAGTGCGGCCGGTCCCTTATGTTGATCGGGATCGGAGAGGATCTGTAAGACCTTCTCGACGATCTCGCGATATTGGATCGGCTTGGAAAAGTAGGCGGCGCAGCCAAGGCTCAGGCAGGACTCTTTGTCTCCCGGCAGGGCGTCGGCGGTCACCGCGATAATCGGCACGGCGGAATTGTTCCGCCGGATCTCCGGAATCGCCTCGTAGCCGCTCATGTCGGGAAGGCGCATGTCCATCAAGATGACATCGGGGGCGTCGCTCTCCGCTTTCCCGATCGCCTCTCTTCCGTTGCCGGCCTGGATGACTTCGAATCCCTCTTTGAGAAAGACCCGCTGGAGAACGTAGAAATTGGCCGGCGTGTCCTCGACGATCAAGATCCGTTTCGGCATTTCCTACTCCTGCACTTTAAAGCCGGCCGGCGCGTCCGACTGGGGAAGGGTAAAGGTAAAGGTCGACCCTTTGCCGACGGCGCTGTTGGCCCAGATTCTCCCTCCCATCAGTTCGACCAACTGTTTGCAGATAGACAGCCCCAGACCGGTCCCGCCAAACTTACGGGCCGCGCTGCTGTCGATCTGATGGAACGGCTCGAAAATGTAGCCGAGGTTCTTCGGCTCGATTCCGATTCCGCTGTCTTTTACAGAAATAAAAAATTCCTCTTTTCCCTCTCCATTTTTTCCGAGGGAAAGGGTGACCCCCACCCGTCCGGAGAGGGTGAATTTGACCGCATTGCTCAGGAGGTTGAGTGCGATCTGGCGAACGCGCGCTTCGTCGGCAAAGACGGAAGGGAAGGAGGCCGGCGGGTCGAACCGGAGGGTCAGCCCCTTTTTCTGAGCGAGCGGCTCGACACTCTTCACCGCCTCTTGAATCACCTTCACTAGATCGATCCAGGCTTTCTCGATCCGAACCTTCCCCGCCTCGATTCGGGAGAGGTCGAGGATGTCGTTGATCAGATGCAGGAGCTGCTCGCCGGAGTTCTGGATCATCCCGACCTGCTTTTCCTGCTCGGCGGCCAGCTCGCCGTCGATCCGATCAAGGAGAATCTGGCTCAGCGCCAAAATCGAATTCAGCGGGGTTCTCAGCTCGTGGGACATGTTTGCGAGAAAGGTCGACTTCATCTGATTGGCGCGGGAGAGCTCGGTGTTCTTCTCATCGATTTCCCGATAAAGGGCGATGATCCCCTCATTGGTGACGCTCAGCTCTTTGTTCAACTGGTCGATCAACTGCTCTTTTTCCCGAAGGGAGGTGACGAGGTCTTCGACGTCGGGCTGAAGCGTGAGCATCTGGTAGAGGCGGGCGAGACGGCTGTCGTCGAGTCGTTGCACATCGAGGCGGCCGATCCGAATCGAACCGCGCGCCTCGGTCCCTTCGCCCAGGGCGGTGCTGATCTCCAATTCATCGAGAAGGCGTTTGGCGGAGAGGATTCCCAGACCGCGTCCGGGCGAAAAGCGATAGGCCCCCTGCAGGATTTCGTTGAGACGGGAAATGCCGGGTCCCTTGTCGGAGAGGACGAAGGTGATCGACCACTCCGATCCCTCTTGCGCGGCCGACAGGGTCAGCTCGCCCGATTTCGCATAGAGGATGGTGTTCCGCATCAACTCGGAGAGGGCGATGATCAGCCGGTTCTGTTCCCGGCGCGGGATATCGAAATAATCGAGCACCGTCCGGATCTTGTTCCGGATGGTGAGGAGCTGGGTCTGTCTTCCGATCGCTACGGAGAGAACCTTCTTCTCCATCGTGAGATTCATCATGATCCGATCCGTCCGATGACGACCGTGGCGTCGTCGTTCGCCCGCAGCTGGTCCCGCAGCAGGAGCGCCCCGAGCAGTAGGGGAGAGGGGTCTGTCCTTTTCAGATAATGGCTCGGCTCCCACTTGGTGGAGAGGCCGTCGCTTGCAAGGATGAAGAGGTCTCCCTTCCCGAAAGAAAACGATTCCTCCCGACACCGGGGCGGAACGACCCCGAGCGAGCCGTTGACCGAAATCGGTCTTGCGGGCTGACGGCCGTAGATCCGGCAGTCGATGTTGCCGATCCCGGCATAGGTCGCCCGTCCCTCCCTTAAATCAAGCCGGAGGAGGCCGATCACCGCCCCCTGCGTTTTTTGAAGCTCGATGTGGAGCTGGTCGAGGAGGTCGGCCAAGGGGAGCGTGCCGCTTCCTTTCAGTTTTTCCCGGGCCGCCTTGGCCGCCTTGCTCGCCCCCAATCCATGTCCCAGGCCGTCGATGACTGCCACCTGCAGCCGGCCGTCGCCCGGCGCGTAGGAGACGCCGTCGCCGTTGTCGGTCTCACCCGGTTTCGGCCGGGTCAGCGCCTCGCAGTCGAACGGCTCGGAAGTGGGGAGCCGGCTCCAGGTGCGCGAGATCACCACCGTCCCGGGAAAGGCGACCCCCGGACGGACCGGCTCGGAATAGATGGCGAAGTCGTCGGAGAGCCGGCGGATCGCCCCGAGCCCTCCCCCCAAGGTGCCGGAGGTCGAAAAATGATCTTGAAGCGCCCGGTCCAGATCGGCGATGCCGGGGCCGCGGTCTTCCGAGAGGATCAGCAATCCCTTCTCCCCCTGCTCGGAGAGGGTGATCCCATAACGGATCATCGGGGAGGCGGCGCGGTGCTGCGCCAGGTTGGTCGCCATCTCCGTGGCGACCAGGCCGACATTCGAACATTTCTCCTCGGAGAGGCCGATCGATTTCGCGATGCCTGTCATTCGGCGGCGGATCTCACCGGCCCATGCTTCTCCTTCGGGGACAATCGAGGAGAGCTCCGTCACCTTTAACGCCATTTGGCGACCGTGACCCGCGTTCCCTTCCCGACCTCCGACCAGATGTCGAAATCGTCCATCAACCGCTTTGAGCCGGGCAATCCATATCCGAGGCCGTTGCCGGTGGTATAACCTTCTTTCATCGCCAGCTCGAGATTGGGAATGCCCGGTCCTTTGTCTTCACAGACAATGCGGAGCCCGGAGCGGGTGCCGTTCTGGAGGATTTCCATCTCGAGGGTGCCGCCGCCGGCATACTTGAGCATGTTCCGGATCA
This DNA window, taken from Candidatus Manganitrophaceae bacterium, encodes the following:
- a CDS encoding hybrid sensor histidine kinase/response regulator — translated: MATILVVDDVETNRYVLEKILKADGFRVITAADGAGALAGALQKPDLILLDINMPDIDGFSVCDRLKKDPRTEVIPILMTSATYYDLESRVRGLETGAIDYLAQPINKAELLARVHSNLRSKYYYDRAQRETRRFQLLAEIGNLFFTSLTNGRFSPGIPEKIMAMFDGVGAGVFYRDRAEGAFRWLLTGGLFTGIEAVPNAGTEPPSGLLARALSKRRMIVASRAEVDRDPFLEAALRGLTFDGLALSPLVYQEYSKGILLIALPKNDLSPEEEQPLEVLSSRLTSALLNQEAYLYLQRMNETLSRSNLKLREEAMRSKTALSYASHDLKTPLNAILGFTSLLLDRAMDSKKAEEALKRILANAKELLRILDRGLNEFRYTMSGAVEVDVSALVLEQIQNELAPLLFGKEIDIKSRVEPDVRLPVSEPDMIKHILSNLFSNAAKFTVLGSIEIGVRKVKERNREGVQITVFDTGIGIAPERLNQIFDPFNHTSGYDGSGLGLTIIHGIVQAMGGKIKVKSKPGVGSRFTVWLPAEPPLPSPEPAR
- a CDS encoding response regulator produces the protein MPKRILIVEDTPANFYVLQRVFLKEGFEVIQAGNGREAIGKAESDAPDVILMDMRLPDMSGYEAIPEIRRNNSAVPIIAVTADALPGDKESCLSLGCAAYFSKPIQYREIVEKVLQILSDPDQHKGPAALAG
- a CDS encoding ATP-binding protein, with amino-acid sequence MMNLTMEKKVLSVAIGRQTQLLTIRNKIRTVLDYFDIPRREQNRLIIALSELMRNTILYAKSGELTLSAAQEGSEWSITFVLSDKGPGISRLNEILQGAYRFSPGRGLGILSAKRLLDELEISTALGEGTEARGSIRIGRLDVQRLDDSRLARLYQMLTLQPDVEDLVTSLREKEQLIDQLNKELSVTNEGIIALYREIDEKNTELSRANQMKSTFLANMSHELRTPLNSILALSQILLDRIDGELAAEQEKQVGMIQNSGEQLLHLINDILDLSRIEAGKVRIEKAWIDLVKVIQEAVKSVEPLAQKKGLTLRFDPPASFPSVFADEARVRQIALNLLSNAVKFTLSGRVGVTLSLGKNGEGKEEFFISVKDSGIGIEPKNLGYIFEPFHQIDSSAARKFGGTGLGLSICKQLVELMGGRIWANSAVGKGSTFTFTLPQSDAPAGFKVQE
- a CDS encoding SpoIIE family protein phosphatase — its product is MALKVTELSSIVPEGEAWAGEIRRRMTGIAKSIGLSEEKCSNVGLVATEMATNLAQHRAASPMIRYGITLSEQGEKGLLILSEDRGPGIADLDRALQDHFSTSGTLGGGLGAIRRLSDDFAIYSEPVRPGVAFPGTVVISRTWSRLPTSEPFDCEALTRPKPGETDNGDGVSYAPGDGRLQVAVIDGLGHGLGASKAAKAAREKLKGSGTLPLADLLDQLHIELQKTQGAVIGLLRLDLREGRATYAGIGNIDCRIYGRQPARPISVNGSLGVVPPRCREESFSFGKGDLFILASDGLSTKWEPSHYLKRTDPSPLLLGALLLRDQLRANDDATVVIGRIGS
- a CDS encoding anti-sigma regulatory factor encodes the protein MAIVNKAARLSIANETDVVRARQEVRLKSQAIGFSIVDQTRITTAASELIRNMLKYAGGGTLEMEILQNGTRSGLRIVCEDKGPGIPNLELAMKEGYTTGNGLGYGLPGSKRLMDDFDIWSEVGKGTRVTVAKWR